In Lonchura striata isolate bLonStr1 chromosome 2, bLonStr1.mat, whole genome shotgun sequence, a single genomic region encodes these proteins:
- the POU4F1 gene encoding POU domain, class 4, transcription factor 1 isoform X2, translated as MMSMNSKQPHFAMHPTLPEHKYPSLHSSSEAIRRACLPTPPLQSNIFASLDETLLARAEALAAVDIAVSQGKSHPFKPDATYHTMNSVPCTSTSTVPLAHHHHHHHHHHQALEPGDLLDHITSPSLALSGSGGGGGGLISTSAHPHSHMHGLGHLSHPAAMNMPSGLPHPGLVAAHHGAAGQVASAAAVVGAAGLASICDSDTDPRELEAFAERFKQRRIKLGVTQADVGSALANLKIPGVGSLSQSTICRFESLTLSHNNMIALKPILQAWLEEAEGAQREKMNKPELFNGGEKKRKRTSIAAPEKRSLEAYFAVQPRPSSEKIAAIAEKLDLKKNVVRVWFCNQRQKQKRMKFSATY; from the exons ATGATGTCCATGAACAGCAAACAGCCTCATTTTGCCATGCATCCCACCCTACCTGAGCACAAATACCCCTCTCTACACTCCAGCTCGGAAGCAATAAGAAGAGCATGTCTACCAACTCCACCG ctgcagagcaatATCTTCGCCAGCCTCGATGAGACCCTGCTGGCGCGGGCCGAGGCTCTGGCCGCCGTCGACATCGCCGTCTCGCAGGGCAAGAGCCACCCGTTCAAGCCCGACGCCACGTACCACACCATGAACAGCGTGCCCTGCACCTCCACCTCCACCGTGCCCCTGGcgcaccaccaccaccaccaccaccaccatcaccagGCGCTGGAGCCCGGCGACCTCCTGGACCACATCACCTCCCCTTCCCTTGCGCTCA gcggcagcggcgggggcggcggcggcctcATCTCCACTTCGGCCCACCCGCACTCGCACATGCACGGCCTGGGCCACCTCTCGCACCCGGCCGCCATGAACATGCCGTCGGGGCTGCCGCACCCGGGGCTGGTGGCCGCGCACCACGGCGCCGCGGGGCAGGTGGCCTCGGCGGCGGCGGTGGTGGGGGCGGCCGGCCTGGCCTCCATCTGCGACTCGGACACGGACCCGCGAGAGCTGGAGGCCTTCGCCGAGCGCTTCAAGCAGCGCCGCATCAAGCTGGGGGTGACCCAGGCCGACGTGGGCTCGGCGCTGGCCAACCTGAAGATCCCGGGCGTGGGCTCCCTCAGCCAGAGCACCATCTGCCGCTTCGAGTCCCTCACCCTCTCCCACAACAACATGATCGCCCTCAAGCCCATCCTGCAGGCCTGGCTGGAGGAGGCCGAGGGCGCCCAGCGGGAAAAAATGAACAAGCCCGAGCTCTTCAACGGGGGCGAGAAGAAGCGCAAGCGGACTTCCATCGCCGCCCCGGAGAAGCGCTCGCTGGAGGCGTACTTCGCCGTCCAGCCCCGGCCCTCCTCCGAGAAGATCGCCGCCATCGCCGAGAAATTGGACCTCAAAAAGAACGTGGTGCGGGTTTGGTTTTGCAACCAGAGACAGAAGCAGAAACGGATGAAATTTTCCGCCACCTACTAG
- the POU4F1 gene encoding POU domain, class 4, transcription factor 1 isoform X1 has product MMSMNSKQPHFAMHPTLPEHKYPSLHSSSEAIRRACLPTPPLQSNIFASLDETLLARAEALAAVDIAVSQGKSHPFKPDATYHTMNSVPCTSTSTVPLAHHHHHHHHHHQALEPGDLLDHITSPSLALMPGGGGGGGGGGGGHDGAGGGGGGAGGGGGGGGSGGGGGGLISTSAHPHSHMHGLGHLSHPAAMNMPSGLPHPGLVAAHHGAAGQVASAAAVVGAAGLASICDSDTDPRELEAFAERFKQRRIKLGVTQADVGSALANLKIPGVGSLSQSTICRFESLTLSHNNMIALKPILQAWLEEAEGAQREKMNKPELFNGGEKKRKRTSIAAPEKRSLEAYFAVQPRPSSEKIAAIAEKLDLKKNVVRVWFCNQRQKQKRMKFSATY; this is encoded by the exons ATGATGTCCATGAACAGCAAACAGCCTCATTTTGCCATGCATCCCACCCTACCTGAGCACAAATACCCCTCTCTACACTCCAGCTCGGAAGCAATAAGAAGAGCATGTCTACCAACTCCACCG ctgcagagcaatATCTTCGCCAGCCTCGATGAGACCCTGCTGGCGCGGGCCGAGGCTCTGGCCGCCGTCGACATCGCCGTCTCGCAGGGCAAGAGCCACCCGTTCAAGCCCGACGCCACGTACCACACCATGAACAGCGTGCCCTGCACCTCCACCTCCACCGTGCCCCTGGcgcaccaccaccaccaccaccaccaccatcaccagGCGCTGGAGCCCGGCGACCTCCTGGACCACATCACCTCCCCTTCCCTTGCGCTCATGcccggcggaggcggcggcggaggcggcggcggcggcggccacgacggggcgggcggcggcggcggcggggccggcggcggcgggggcggcggcggcagcggcgggggcggcggcggcctcATCTCCACTTCGGCCCACCCGCACTCGCACATGCACGGCCTGGGCCACCTCTCGCACCCGGCCGCCATGAACATGCCGTCGGGGCTGCCGCACCCGGGGCTGGTGGCCGCGCACCACGGCGCCGCGGGGCAGGTGGCCTCGGCGGCGGCGGTGGTGGGGGCGGCCGGCCTGGCCTCCATCTGCGACTCGGACACGGACCCGCGAGAGCTGGAGGCCTTCGCCGAGCGCTTCAAGCAGCGCCGCATCAAGCTGGGGGTGACCCAGGCCGACGTGGGCTCGGCGCTGGCCAACCTGAAGATCCCGGGCGTGGGCTCCCTCAGCCAGAGCACCATCTGCCGCTTCGAGTCCCTCACCCTCTCCCACAACAACATGATCGCCCTCAAGCCCATCCTGCAGGCCTGGCTGGAGGAGGCCGAGGGCGCCCAGCGGGAAAAAATGAACAAGCCCGAGCTCTTCAACGGGGGCGAGAAGAAGCGCAAGCGGACTTCCATCGCCGCCCCGGAGAAGCGCTCGCTGGAGGCGTACTTCGCCGTCCAGCCCCGGCCCTCCTCCGAGAAGATCGCCGCCATCGCCGAGAAATTGGACCTCAAAAAGAACGTGGTGCGGGTTTGGTTTTGCAACCAGAGACAGAAGCAGAAACGGATGAAATTTTCCGCCACCTACTAG
- the POU4F1 gene encoding POU domain, class 4, transcription factor 1 isoform X3, whose protein sequence is MMSMNSKQPHFAMHPTLPEHKYPSLHSSSEAIRRACLPTPPLQSNIFASLDETLLARAEALAAVDIAVSQGKSHPFKPDATYHTMNSVPCTSTSTVPLAHHHHHHHHHHQALEPGDLLDHITSPSLALIGGGGGGLISTSAHPHSHMHGLGHLSHPAAMNMPSGLPHPGLVAAHHGAAGQVASAAAVVGAAGLASICDSDTDPRELEAFAERFKQRRIKLGVTQADVGSALANLKIPGVGSLSQSTICRFESLTLSHNNMIALKPILQAWLEEAEGAQREKMNKPELFNGGEKKRKRTSIAAPEKRSLEAYFAVQPRPSSEKIAAIAEKLDLKKNVVRVWFCNQRQKQKRMKFSATY, encoded by the exons ATGATGTCCATGAACAGCAAACAGCCTCATTTTGCCATGCATCCCACCCTACCTGAGCACAAATACCCCTCTCTACACTCCAGCTCGGAAGCAATAAGAAGAGCATGTCTACCAACTCCACCG ctgcagagcaatATCTTCGCCAGCCTCGATGAGACCCTGCTGGCGCGGGCCGAGGCTCTGGCCGCCGTCGACATCGCCGTCTCGCAGGGCAAGAGCCACCCGTTCAAGCCCGACGCCACGTACCACACCATGAACAGCGTGCCCTGCACCTCCACCTCCACCGTGCCCCTGGcgcaccaccaccaccaccaccaccaccatcaccagGCGCTGGAGCCCGGCGACCTCCTGGACCACATCACCTCCCCTTCCCTTGCGCTCAT cggcgggggcggcggcggcctcATCTCCACTTCGGCCCACCCGCACTCGCACATGCACGGCCTGGGCCACCTCTCGCACCCGGCCGCCATGAACATGCCGTCGGGGCTGCCGCACCCGGGGCTGGTGGCCGCGCACCACGGCGCCGCGGGGCAGGTGGCCTCGGCGGCGGCGGTGGTGGGGGCGGCCGGCCTGGCCTCCATCTGCGACTCGGACACGGACCCGCGAGAGCTGGAGGCCTTCGCCGAGCGCTTCAAGCAGCGCCGCATCAAGCTGGGGGTGACCCAGGCCGACGTGGGCTCGGCGCTGGCCAACCTGAAGATCCCGGGCGTGGGCTCCCTCAGCCAGAGCACCATCTGCCGCTTCGAGTCCCTCACCCTCTCCCACAACAACATGATCGCCCTCAAGCCCATCCTGCAGGCCTGGCTGGAGGAGGCCGAGGGCGCCCAGCGGGAAAAAATGAACAAGCCCGAGCTCTTCAACGGGGGCGAGAAGAAGCGCAAGCGGACTTCCATCGCCGCCCCGGAGAAGCGCTCGCTGGAGGCGTACTTCGCCGTCCAGCCCCGGCCCTCCTCCGAGAAGATCGCCGCCATCGCCGAGAAATTGGACCTCAAAAAGAACGTGGTGCGGGTTTGGTTTTGCAACCAGAGACAGAAGCAGAAACGGATGAAATTTTCCGCCACCTACTAG